The Carassius gibelio isolate Cgi1373 ecotype wild population from Czech Republic chromosome B22, carGib1.2-hapl.c, whole genome shotgun sequence genome window below encodes:
- the LOC127988243 gene encoding semaphorin-3D, translating into MKLEMRIVGLLRTGPCSPLLVFLLHSLLSLTRPSNAGNQNIPRLQLSHTELRSRNSSAVFWDGGEGGTYQALLLDEDRGWLLVGGRDHVYMLNSDSFTQAARKIHWPAGQEHIERCKYAGKNLSMDCANYVRLLQPFNKTHVYVCGTGAFHPQCTYIDLGHNLEKPTFRLLSQVGESGRGKCPFSPQEPFTARLTDGDLYAGTSVDFMGTNAAIFRTSVHSSNQHYIRTEAYQDQWLNEPEFVGSYSIPDTHSLDDDKVYFFFKETAVESNQLDKRIYSRVARVCKNDIGGKRSLINRWSTFLKARLVCSVPGPGGMDTHFDELEDIFLLETKEPQNPVIYGVFSTSSSIFKGSAICVYSMASIRAAFNGPFAHKESPDYRWMEYKGKIPYPRPGTCPSETYDPLHKSTRDFPDDVVSFMRTHQLMWEPVMPIHRHPVFTRINAPYRLKKLVVDRVDAEDGQYDVLHLGTDDGRVLKVVSVPKENWETEEIVLEELNVFKTQTPILSMELSTKRQVLFVSSDEGVVQLPVQRCELYGKACVDCCLARDPYCAWNGSSCTNYFPSNKRRARRQDVRYGDPWSQCQDMRDDSENAELKTVYAVEMNSTFLECVPRSPQATIKWINQPNHSQTSKELVPGEENLIYMQRGLLLQHLASANAGLYFCVAYEHSFSRTLARYELHVIPQNHMSKVQNTHPGNYAASPRSYKELHLMGVSGLTADEYCEHLWYREKRRQQKLRTLKWKQVSENRKARVRRQNPPNEPLDGGETADF; encoded by the exons ATGAAGCTGGAGAtgaggattgtgggattgttgAGGACTGGGCCATGCAGTCCCCTGCTGGTCTTTCTGCTCCACTCGCTGCTGTCTCTTACACGGCCCAGTAATGCTGGAAACCAGAATATACCACGACTGCAGCTCTCTCATACAG AACTGAGGTCGAGGAACAGCTCTGCTGTGTTCTGGGATGGCGGAGAGGGGGGAACATACCAGGCCTTACTGCTGGATGAGGACCGTGGATGGCTGCTGGTTGGAGGCCGAGACCACGTCTACATGCTAAACTCTGACAGCTTCACCCAAGCGGCACGCAAG attcacTGGCCAGCTGGACAGGAACACATTGAACGCTGCAAATATGCTGGAAAGAATCTATCG ATGGATTGTGCCAATTACGTGAGACTCCTACAACCTTTCAATAAAACACACGTCTATGTATGTGGAACTGGTGCGTTCCACCCACAATGCACCTACATTGACCTGGGACACAATCTTGAG AAACCCACTTTCCGGCTCCTCAGCCAAGTTGGAGAATCCGGTAGAGGAAAATGTCCCTTCAGTCCACAGGAGCCCTTTACCGCCCGACTGACAG ATGGGGACCTGTATGCTGGGACATCAGTAGACTTCATGGGAACAAACGCTGCCATTTTTCGCACATCTGTGCATAGCAGCAATCAACACTATATCCGCACTGAAGCTTACCAGGACCAGTGGCTAAATG AGCCGGAGTTTGTGGGATCATATTCCATCCCTGACACACACAGCTTGGACGATGACAAAGTCTACTTCTTCTTCAAAGAGACTGCCGTAGAGTCCAACCAGCTCGACAAGCGTATCTACAGTCGAGTGGCTCGTGTCTGCAAG AATGACATAGGTGGAAAGCGAAGCTTGATTAATCGCTGGAGCACCTTCCTGAAGGCCAGGCTGGTGTGCTCTGTACCAGGACCTGGAGGCATGGACACACACTTTGATGAGCTGG aggaCATATTTCTCTTGGAGACCAAAGAGCCGCAGAATCCAGTCATCTATGGTGTCTTCTCCACTTCCAG CTCCATCTTCAAAGGTTCAGCCATTTGCGTCTATTCCATGGCTTCCATCCGAGCGGCCTTCAACGGGCCTTTTGCGCATAAGGAGAGCCCTGATTATCGCTGGATGGAGTACAAGGGGAAGATCCCTTATCCACGGCCAGGGACG TGTCCGAGTGAAACCTATGACCCTTTGCACAAGTCCACCCGAGATTTCCCAGACGATGTTGTGAGCTTCATGAGGACCCATCAGCTGATGTGGGAACCGGTGATGCCCATCCACAGGCATCCCGTCTTCACTCGGATCAACGCCCCCTACAGGCTGAAGAAGCTCGTGGTTGATAGGGTTGATGCCGAGGACGGCCAGTATGATGTATTACATCTTGGCACAG ATGATGGCAGAGTATTAAAGGTGGTCTCTGTACCTAAAGAGAACTGGGAAACTGAAGAAATCGTTCTAGAAGAGCTAAATGTCTTCAAG ACTCAAACCCCAATACTAAGCATGGAGCTCTCCACCAAGAGG CAAGTGCTATTTGTCAGCAGTGACGAAGGGGTCGTCCAGCTGCCTGTGCAGAGGTGTGAGCTGTATGGTAAAGCATGTGTAGACTGCTGTCTAGCTCGTGACCCATACTGCGCTTGGAATGGATCGTCCTGTACCAACTACTTCCCTAGCAACAAAAG GCGTGCCCGGAGACAGGATGTGAGGTATGGAGACCCCTGGAGCCAGTGTCAGGACATGAGAGACG ATTCAGAGAATGCTGAACTGAAGACGGTTTATGCCGTGGAGATGAACTCGACCTTCCTGGAATGTGTCCCGCGTTCACCACAAGCCACGATCAAGTGGATAAATCAGCCAAACCACAGCCAAACCAGCAAAGAG TTGGTTCCAGGTGAAGAAAACCTCATCTACATGCAACGTGGGCTCCTCCTCCAGCACTTAGCATCCGCTAATGCTGGCTTGTACTTCTGCGTAGCCTACGAACACTCGTTCTCCCGCACGCTAGCGCGCTACGAGCTCCACGTCATCCCCCAGAACCACATGTCGAAAGTGCAGAACACCCATCCCGGAAATTACGCAGCCTCGCCGCGAAGCTACAAGGAACTCCATCTAATGGGAGTTAGCGGGCTAACGGCCGACGAGTACTGTGAACATCTTTGGTACCGTGAAAAACGGCGACAGCAGAAACTCCGCACGCTAAAGTGGAAGCAGGTGTCGGAAAACCGTAAAGCGAGGGTCAGGCGACAAAATCCACCAAACGAGCCTCTAGATGGAGGTGAAACGGCAGACTTTTGA